A stretch of the Streptococcus himalayensis genome encodes the following:
- the pyrH gene encoding UMP kinase, translated as MGNPKYKRILIKLSGEALAGERGVGIDITTVQKMAEEIKEVHSLGIEIALVIGGGNLWRGEPAAEAGMDRVQADYTGMLGTVMNALVMADSLKQVGVDTRVQTAISMQQVAEPFIRGRALRHLEKGRIVIFGAGTGSPYFSTDTTAALRAAEIEAEAILMAKNGVDGVYNADPKKDKTAVKFDELTHRDVLNKGLRIMDSTASTLSMDNDIDLVVFNMNEPGNIRRVVFGEQIGTTVSNKL; from the coding sequence GTGAGCGTGGTGTCGGTATCGACATTACGACTGTTCAGAAAATGGCGGAAGAGATAAAAGAAGTGCATAGTCTAGGGATTGAAATTGCGCTAGTGATTGGTGGTGGAAATCTTTGGCGTGGAGAGCCAGCTGCAGAAGCTGGAATGGACCGAGTACAGGCGGACTACACAGGTATGCTTGGAACGGTGATGAATGCTCTTGTGATGGCGGATTCTCTTAAACAAGTAGGGGTTGATACACGCGTGCAGACAGCTATTTCCATGCAACAAGTGGCAGAGCCTTTTATTAGAGGACGTGCCCTTCGTCATTTGGAAAAAGGTCGCATTGTAATTTTTGGGGCTGGGACGGGCTCTCCTTACTTTTCAACAGATACAACAGCAGCTCTTCGGGCGGCTGAGATTGAAGCAGAAGCGATTCTTATGGCTAAAAATGGCGTAGATGGCGTTTATAATGCGGATCCAAAGAAGGACAAGACAGCTGTGAAGTTTGATGAATTGACCCACCGTGACGTTTTGAACAAGGGGCTACGCATTATGGACTCGACGGCTTCTACTTTATCGATGGATAACGATATTGACCTTGTTGTCTTTAATATGAATGAGCCAGGAAATATCAGACGCGTCGTCTTTGGAGAGCAGATTGGAACAACGGTTTCCAACAAGCTGTAA
- a CDS encoding VOC family protein, giving the protein MKLDVYLRFRGTALKAMEFYRQVFQTEFVGPVLIDPTTNRLINACLDVGGVLISASDVEDEISTVLSSISLVVKVETHEEAERIFEQLATAGKVLVPLAPQDWGDEWGQVMDGFGITWEILVPGQMNDNV; this is encoded by the coding sequence ATGAAATTAGATGTCTATCTTCGGTTTAGAGGAACGGCCTTAAAGGCTATGGAGTTCTATCGTCAAGTCTTTCAGACAGAATTTGTCGGACCGGTATTGATAGATCCGACTACCAATCGTCTCATCAATGCTTGTCTGGATGTAGGTGGTGTACTGATTTCAGCTAGTGATGTAGAGGATGAGATTTCAACAGTTCTTTCCTCCATTAGTTTGGTCGTGAAAGTAGAAACTCACGAAGAAGCAGAAAGAATATTTGAACAGCTAGCCACAGCTGGGAAAGTGCTCGTTCCTTTAGCTCCACAAGATTGGGGAGATGAATGGGGACAGGTCATGGATGGTTTTGGGATTACCTGGGAAATTTTAGTCCCAGGTCAAATGAATGATAACGTATAA
- the frr gene encoding ribosome recycling factor yields MANAIVEKAKERMAHSHQSLAREFGGIRAGRANASLLDRISVEYYGVDTPLNQIASITIPEARVLLVTPFDKSSVKDIERAINASDLGITPASDGNVIRLVIPALTEETRKELAKEVKKVGENAKVAIRNIRRDAMDEAKKQEKAKEITEDELKGLEKDIQKVTDDAVKHIDEMTAHKEKELLEV; encoded by the coding sequence ATGGCAAATGCAATTGTAGAAAAAGCAAAAGAGAGAATGGCACATTCTCATCAAAGTTTAGCACGTGAATTTGGAGGTATTCGTGCAGGTCGTGCGAATGCAAGTTTGTTGGATCGAATCAGCGTGGAGTACTATGGGGTGGATACACCTTTGAACCAAATTGCGTCTATTACGATTCCAGAAGCGCGTGTGCTTTTGGTAACACCGTTTGACAAGTCTTCTGTCAAAGATATTGAGCGTGCGATTAACGCGTCTGATTTGGGAATTACGCCAGCTAGTGATGGAAATGTAATCCGTTTGGTCATTCCAGCCTTGACCGAGGAAACACGTAAGGAATTAGCCAAAGAAGTGAAAAAAGTCGGTGAAAATGCCAAGGTTGCGATTCGCAACATTCGTCGAGATGCCATGGATGAAGCGAAAAAACAGGAAAAGGCTAAGGAAATTACAGAAGACGAATTGAAGGGACTTGAAAAAGATATTCAAAAAGTTACAGATGATGCTGTCAAACACATCGATGAAATGACTGCACATAAGGAAAAAGAATTATTGGAAGTCTAG
- the cvfB gene encoding RNA-binding virulence regulatory protein CvfB, with protein sequence MNTNLATIITGMIIDENAQFYFVQKDGATYALDKSEGEHALGESVKGFTYTDYKQKLRLTTREVTATQTTFGWGEVTDVRKDLGVFVDTGLPDKQVVVSLDILPELKELWPKKGDKLYIRYEVDSKDRIWGILADQMDFQRLAKPAYDNMHNQNWPAIVYRLKLSGTFVYLPENNMLGFIHPSERYTEPRLGQVLDARVIGFREIDRTLNLSIKPRSFEMLENDAQMILTYLESNGGFMTLNDKSDPEDIKAVFGISKGQFKKALGGLMKAKKIKQDSFGTELIGK encoded by the coding sequence ATGAATACAAATCTAGCGACTATCATCACAGGAATGATTATTGATGAAAATGCTCAATTTTACTTTGTCCAAAAAGACGGGGCGACCTATGCTTTGGATAAATCAGAAGGCGAGCATGCCCTTGGAGAAAGTGTTAAGGGTTTTACCTATACAGATTATAAGCAAAAATTACGCCTGACAACGCGTGAAGTAACCGCGACACAAACGACTTTTGGTTGGGGTGAAGTGACGGATGTCCGCAAGGATTTAGGGGTTTTTGTGGATACTGGCCTACCAGATAAGCAGGTGGTTGTTTCCCTTGATATTTTGCCAGAATTAAAGGAATTGTGGCCCAAGAAGGGTGACAAACTCTACATCCGCTATGAAGTGGATAGTAAGGATCGCATTTGGGGTATTTTAGCAGATCAAATGGATTTTCAGCGTCTAGCAAAACCAGCCTATGACAATATGCATAATCAAAATTGGCCAGCGATTGTTTATCGACTGAAACTCTCAGGCACTTTTGTTTATCTACCAGAAAACAATATGCTTGGTTTTATTCACCCAAGTGAGCGTTATACAGAGCCTCGTCTAGGGCAAGTGTTAGATGCCCGCGTCATTGGATTTCGAGAAATTGATAGAACCCTGAATTTATCTATCAAACCACGCTCATTTGAAATGCTAGAAAATGATGCTCAAATGATTCTGACTTATCTGGAGAGCAATGGTGGGTTTATGACTTTAAATGACAAGTCAGATCCTGAGGATATCAAGGCTGTTTTTGGAATTTCAAAAGGGCAGTTTAAAAAAGCCTTGGGTGGCTTGATGAAGGCTAAGAAAATCAAGCAAGACAGCTTTGGTACAGAATTGATTGGCAAATAA
- the holA gene encoding DNA polymerase III subunit delta: MLAIESISQMKRSELPFLTVLTGDDVGQFEELKRLFLEKIGYDRSDLNISYFDMKEAPYAEVENDLISLPFFEEEKLVILDHFVDITTIKKRSLSDDELKAFESYIEQPVETTRLIIFAEGKLDSKRRLVKLLKRDGRILEASQPKDEEIRRYFTHVSHEKGLQFAPQVFEELLVKSGFQFSEMTKNLAFLEGYKKTGIISSEDIVEAVPKTLQDNIFDLTQLILNSKIDAARSLVQDLRLQGEDEIKLIAIMLGQFRTFLQVQLLAEGGRGEQQIVADLSHYLGRKVNPFQVKYALRDSRRLSLAFLEASVTCLIETDYQIKSGIYEKDYLFDLALLKISQNNL; the protein is encoded by the coding sequence ATGTTAGCGATTGAATCGATTAGTCAGATGAAGCGAAGTGAGTTGCCTTTTCTGACGGTCTTAACTGGGGACGATGTTGGTCAGTTTGAAGAGTTAAAGCGTCTTTTTCTTGAGAAGATTGGCTATGATCGCTCGGATTTAAATATCTCCTATTTTGACATGAAAGAGGCTCCCTATGCTGAAGTTGAAAATGATTTGATTAGTTTGCCGTTTTTTGAAGAAGAAAAACTAGTGATTTTGGATCATTTTGTGGATATTACGACGATAAAAAAACGCTCCCTCTCCGACGATGAGTTAAAGGCCTTTGAAAGCTACATTGAGCAGCCGGTTGAAACCACGCGATTGATTATTTTTGCAGAAGGCAAGCTCGATAGTAAGCGTCGCTTGGTGAAATTGCTCAAACGAGACGGTCGAATACTAGAGGCTAGTCAACCTAAAGATGAGGAAATTCGTCGTTACTTTACCCATGTTAGCCATGAGAAAGGCTTGCAATTTGCCCCCCAAGTCTTTGAAGAATTGCTGGTGAAATCTGGTTTTCAATTTAGCGAAATGACTAAAAATTTGGCATTTTTAGAAGGCTATAAAAAGACAGGGATTATTTCTTCTGAGGATATTGTTGAGGCAGTTCCAAAGACCTTGCAAGATAATATTTTTGACCTAACTCAATTGATTTTGAATAGTAAAATAGATGCAGCAAGGAGCTTGGTACAGGATTTACGGCTACAAGGAGAAGACGAAATCAAGTTGATTGCCATTATGTTGGGGCAATTTCGGACTTTTTTACAGGTTCAATTACTGGCAGAAGGTGGAAGAGGAGAGCAGCAGATTGTGGCAGACTTGTCTCATTATTTGGGGAGAAAAGTCAATCCTTTTCAGGTTAAATATGCCTTAAGAGATAGTCGCCGCCTATCGCTAGCTTTCTTGGAAGCGTCCGTTACATGCTTGATTGAGACAGATTATCAGATTAAATCAGGAATATATGAGAAAGATTATTTATTTGATTTGGCCTTGCTAAAAATTTCCCAGAATAATTTATAG
- the sodA gene encoding superoxide dismutase SodA, producing MAIILPDLPYAYDALEPYIDAETMHLHHDKHHATYVANVNAALEKHPEIGEDLEKLLADVESIPADIRQAVINNGGGHLNHALFWELMTPATTEPSAELAADIAATFGSFEEFQAAFTQAATTRFGSGWAWLVLNQEGKLEVTSTANQDTPISEGKTPILGLDVWEHAYYVKYRNVRPDYIKAFFSVINWNKVDELYAAAK from the coding sequence ATGGCAATTATTTTACCAGATCTTCCATATGCTTACGATGCTTTGGAGCCTTACATTGATGCAGAAACGATGCATTTGCACCATGACAAACACCATGCGACCTATGTGGCAAATGTGAATGCTGCACTTGAGAAACACCCTGAAATCGGTGAGGATCTTGAAAAGCTTTTGGCTGATGTGGAGTCTATTCCAGCAGACATCCGTCAAGCTGTGATTAATAATGGTGGTGGTCATTTGAACCATGCTCTTTTCTGGGAATTGATGACACCAGCAACGACAGAACCTTCTGCTGAACTTGCGGCAGATATTGCGGCTACCTTTGGTTCTTTTGAAGAATTCCAAGCAGCTTTCACCCAAGCTGCAACGACTCGCTTTGGCTCTGGTTGGGCATGGCTAGTCTTGAACCAAGAAGGAAAATTGGAAGTGACTTCAACTGCAAATCAAGACACACCAATCTCAGAAGGAAAAACACCAATCTTGGGCTTGGACGTGTGGGAACATGCTTACTATGTGAAATACCGCAATGTTCGTCCTGACTACATCAAAGCATTCTTTTCTGTCATTAACTGGAATAAAGTAGATGAGTTGTATGCTGCGGCGAAATAA
- a CDS encoding tRNA (adenine(22)-N(1))-methyltransferase produces MQRKQISKRLATVGSFVPQGARLVDIGSDHAYLPIALVQKGQIKAAIAGEVVAGPYQSACQNVAEHSLQDKIEVRLANGLAAFEVLDQMDTLVVAGMGGRLISEILAADEEKLSTLKRLILQPNNHEDRLRSWLHEHGWVLIAEEILEEAGKVYEIMVAEKGSQTLSSQEVCFGPYLLKEKSAIFQQKWQKEQEKLSQALARIPATHELERQVLTQKIQEIKEVLDVSK; encoded by the coding sequence ATGCAAAGAAAACAAATTTCAAAACGCTTAGCAACTGTTGGAAGTTTTGTTCCCCAAGGGGCTAGACTGGTCGATATAGGAAGTGATCATGCCTATCTCCCTATCGCTCTTGTCCAAAAAGGACAAATCAAGGCTGCCATTGCAGGGGAGGTCGTGGCAGGTCCTTACCAGTCTGCCTGCCAGAATGTAGCGGAGCACTCCCTACAGGATAAGATTGAGGTTCGTCTAGCTAATGGTTTGGCTGCTTTTGAGGTGCTGGATCAGATGGATACCTTGGTGGTGGCAGGTATGGGGGGACGCTTAATTTCAGAAATTCTAGCAGCGGATGAAGAGAAATTATCCACTCTGAAACGCCTGATTTTACAGCCCAATAATCATGAGGATCGCCTACGGAGTTGGTTACATGAACATGGTTGGGTCCTTATAGCAGAAGAAATCCTAGAAGAAGCGGGGAAGGTGTATGAAATAATGGTGGCTGAAAAAGGAAGTCAAACCTTATCCAGTCAAGAAGTATGCTTTGGGCCCTATCTATTAAAGGAGAAATCGGCAATTTTCCAACAAAAATGGCAGAAAGAGCAAGAAAAACTCAGTCAAGCCTTAGCGAGAATACCAGCAACGCATGAGCTAGAGCGGCAGGTATTGACCCAAAAAATCCAAGAAATCAAGGAGGTTTTAGATGTTAGCAAGTGA
- a CDS encoding Nif3-like dinuclear metal center hexameric protein: MLASEVIKRYEAFCPKELSLEGDSVGLQIGTLRKDIKKIMIALDVREQTVQEAIEKEVDLIIVKHAPIFRPIKNLCVDTPQNQMYSELIKHDIAVYVSHTNIDVLKGGLNDWFCDLLEIEVEGVLHETAPNEGIGRIGCVQPQTFEAFATKVKQIFGLDSLRMIAYENQAESIIERVAICGGSGDSFFRDAVVKQADVYITGDIYYHTAQDMLSEGLLALDPGHYIEVLFIEKLTAFFEEWKQEEEWDVEIVASQASTNPFSYL, from the coding sequence ATGTTAGCAAGTGAAGTTATCAAACGTTACGAAGCGTTTTGTCCTAAGGAGTTATCGTTAGAAGGCGATAGCGTGGGGCTTCAAATCGGTACTCTTCGTAAAGACATTAAAAAAATTATGATTGCCTTGGATGTCCGAGAACAGACGGTGCAAGAAGCAATCGAAAAGGAAGTGGATTTGATTATTGTCAAACATGCTCCGATTTTTCGCCCCATCAAAAACCTGTGTGTAGATACGCCACAAAATCAAATGTATAGTGAGTTAATCAAGCATGATATCGCCGTCTATGTCAGTCATACCAATATTGATGTACTCAAGGGTGGACTGAATGATTGGTTTTGTGATTTGCTAGAAATCGAGGTGGAAGGTGTCCTTCATGAAACTGCACCAAATGAGGGAATTGGCAGGATTGGGTGCGTGCAGCCTCAGACATTTGAAGCATTTGCAACCAAGGTGAAGCAGATCTTTGGCTTGGATAGCCTGCGGATGATTGCCTATGAAAACCAAGCAGAGAGCATCATTGAGCGTGTGGCAATTTGCGGTGGTAGTGGCGATTCTTTTTTCCGAGATGCGGTGGTTAAGCAAGCGGATGTCTACATCACTGGGGATATCTACTACCATACAGCCCAAGATATGCTCTCAGAAGGCTTATTGGCCCTTGACCCGGGTCATTATATTGAAGTTCTATTTATTGAAAAATTAACCGCTTTCTTTGAAGAATGGAAGCAAGAGGAAGAGTGGGATGTAGAAATTGTGGCTAGTCAAGCTAGTACCAATCCTTTCTCATATCTTTAG
- a CDS encoding NAD(P)/FAD-dependent oxidoreductase, which yields MKKIAIIGAGIVGSTTAYYLAKENAYDITVFDEGLGQATKAAAGIICPWFSKRRNKVWYKMARLGADFYQKLVADLENDGFSADFYQQSGVYLLKKQEEKLADLYELGKTRRAESPLIGELKILQKEEVERVFPGLQGFEALLYASGGARVEGSQLTESLLVASGVKRVHEKVNLEVLSDGYQIAGQLFDSVVVAAGAWLSEILAPLGYDVDVRPQKGQLRDYQLPIETGAYPVLMPEGELDMIPFAGGKVSVGASHENDRGFDLTPDRVVLETLEHEALGYYAGLKEASSVSERVGIRAYTSDFSPFYGSLPEEKKVYVASGLGSSGLTTGPLIGYELAQMLQGKSGLLEAADYPVSRYIQKRG from the coding sequence ATGAAGAAAATTGCGATTATCGGAGCTGGGATTGTCGGTTCAACAACTGCCTACTATCTCGCTAAAGAAAATGCTTATGATATTACCGTTTTTGATGAGGGGCTTGGTCAGGCGACCAAGGCAGCGGCAGGCATTATCTGTCCTTGGTTTTCAAAGCGGCGCAACAAAGTCTGGTATAAGATGGCTCGTTTAGGAGCTGATTTTTATCAAAAATTAGTAGCTGATTTGGAAAATGATGGCTTCTCTGCTGATTTTTACCAACAATCAGGAGTTTATCTTCTCAAGAAACAAGAGGAGAAGTTAGCTGATTTATATGAGTTGGGAAAGACGAGACGGGCAGAATCTCCTTTGATTGGAGAGTTGAAAATCTTGCAAAAAGAAGAAGTAGAGAGAGTCTTTCCAGGCTTACAAGGGTTTGAAGCCTTGTTATATGCGAGTGGCGGAGCGCGTGTGGAAGGAAGTCAGCTGACTGAAAGTCTCTTGGTGGCAAGTGGGGTCAAAAGAGTTCATGAAAAGGTGAACCTAGAAGTGCTGTCAGACGGCTATCAAATAGCTGGTCAGCTGTTTGATAGTGTTGTTGTAGCAGCAGGTGCTTGGCTGAGTGAGATACTCGCACCCTTAGGGTATGACGTTGATGTGCGGCCGCAAAAAGGTCAATTACGGGATTACCAACTGCCAATCGAGACAGGTGCCTATCCAGTCCTGATGCCAGAAGGGGAGCTAGACATGATTCCTTTTGCTGGTGGAAAGGTGAGTGTCGGTGCTAGTCATGAAAATGACCGAGGGTTTGACCTTACACCTGATAGAGTGGTTTTAGAGACTTTGGAGCATGAAGCTCTGGGATATTATGCAGGTCTGAAGGAGGCGAGTTCGGTGTCTGAACGTGTCGGCATTCGAGCCTATACGAGCGATTTTTCTCCTTTTTATGGCTCTCTTCCTGAGGAGAAGAAGGTGTATGTTGCCAGTGGCTTAGGTTCTTCAGGTCTCACCACGGGACCTTTGATTGGCTATGAATTAGCACAAATGCTACAAGGGAAGTCAGGCTTGCTAGAGGCGGCAGACTATCCTGTCAGCAGATACATTCAAAAAAGAGGCTAA
- a CDS encoding 8-oxo-dGTP diphosphatase produces MVERILNYVNICVKKGHRVLLLNRQHDEFKGWIQPGGKVEFPESFFEAAKRELKEKTGLTALNLQLKGISGFTNPKKAERYVYYDFLCEGFEGEILTESREGVPKWWAIEELPSLEMQDDIRERLPLYWRAGSFERIHYWDEERGCIAETKTILYD; encoded by the coding sequence ATGGTGGAAAGAATTTTAAATTATGTGAATATTTGTGTAAAAAAAGGCCATCGAGTGCTTTTGCTTAATCGCCAACATGATGAGTTTAAGGGATGGATTCAGCCTGGTGGTAAAGTTGAGTTTCCAGAATCTTTTTTTGAAGCAGCTAAGAGAGAATTAAAGGAAAAAACAGGATTAACAGCTCTAAATTTGCAACTCAAGGGCATTTCTGGTTTTACCAATCCTAAAAAAGCAGAGCGGTATGTGTACTATGATTTTCTGTGTGAAGGGTTTGAAGGAGAAATCTTGACCGAGTCTCGGGAAGGGGTGCCCAAATGGTGGGCAATAGAAGAACTTCCTAGCTTAGAAATGCAGGATGATATTAGAGAACGCCTGCCACTGTATTGGCGAGCGGGGTCTTTTGAGCGTATTCACTACTGGGATGAAGAACGAGGCTGTATCGCAGAAACCAAGACAATTTTGTATGATTGA
- a CDS encoding amino acid ABC transporter ATP-binding protein: MAKLKIDVNDLHKYYGENEVLKGITTKFYEGDVVCIIGPSGSGKSTFLRSLNLLENVTSGHITVNGYDLTEKSTNVDVVREDIGMVFQHFNLFPHMTVLENITFAPVEHKRYNQAEADKIGMELLEKVGLADKANAMPDSLSGGQKQRVAIARGLAMNPDIMLFDEPTSALDPEMVGDVLNVMKELAQQGMTMIIVTHEMGFARQVANRVIFTADGEFLEDGTPDQIFDNPQHPRLKDFLDKVLNV, translated from the coding sequence ATGGCAAAATTAAAAATTGATGTCAATGATTTGCACAAGTATTATGGGGAAAACGAAGTCTTAAAAGGCATTACAACAAAATTCTACGAAGGCGATGTGGTCTGCATCATCGGACCATCTGGTTCTGGAAAATCCACATTTTTACGAAGCCTCAATCTCCTTGAAAATGTCACAAGTGGACATATCACGGTCAACGGCTATGATTTGACAGAAAAATCAACCAATGTCGATGTCGTCCGTGAAGATATTGGAATGGTCTTTCAGCACTTCAATCTCTTTCCTCACATGACTGTTTTAGAAAATATCACCTTTGCACCGGTCGAGCATAAACGCTACAACCAAGCAGAGGCCGATAAGATTGGAATGGAGTTGCTCGAAAAAGTCGGACTAGCAGACAAGGCCAATGCTATGCCAGATAGCCTTTCAGGCGGGCAAAAACAACGGGTGGCCATTGCACGAGGACTTGCCATGAATCCCGACATTATGCTCTTTGATGAGCCGACATCTGCTCTTGATCCTGAAATGGTCGGCGATGTTCTCAATGTCATGAAGGAACTAGCTCAGCAGGGAATGACCATGATTATCGTCACCCACGAGATGGGCTTTGCCCGTCAGGTTGCCAACCGTGTTATCTTTACAGCAGACGGTGAATTCCTTGAAGACGGAACTCCTGATCAAATCTTTGATAACCCTCAACACCCACGTCTAAAAGATTTCTTAGACAAGGTCTTAAATGTTTAA
- a CDS encoding ABC transporter substrate-binding protein/permease — protein MKKKILAFLLFLFPIWTMGSINADTIKIVSDTAYAPFEFKDSDQIYKGIDVDIINKVAELKRWTIDMTFPGFDAAVNAVQAGQADAIMAGMTKTKEREKVFTMSDTYYDTKVVIATTKANTISTYEQLRGKTVGVKNGTASQRFLEKIKDQYGFTIKTFDTGDLMYNSLSAGAIDAVMDDKPVIEYAINKGQDLKIDMDGEAVGSFAFGVKKGSKYEYLVSEFNEALAQMKKDGSLEQIISKWTSSSTEAANLTPETTTPAGQKATPVKAKYTIVSDSSFAPFVFQNDNNQYIGIDMDLIKAIAKDQGFTIETSNPGFDAALNAIQSGQADGMIAGMSVTDARKETFDFSEPYYTSNAILAVKDNSKIASYEDLKGKTVGVKNGTASQTFLTENQEKYGYKIKTFAEASAMYDSLNAGSVVAVMDDEPVVKYSISQGQALKTPIAGTPIGDMAFAVKKGSNPELIEMFNNGLANLKASGKYQEILDKYLAKDAVSETETVDETTILGLLKNNYKQLLSGLGVTLALALVSFAIAIVIGIIFGMFSVSPIKALRVLSEIFVDVIRGIPLMILAAFIFWGIPNLIESMTGQQSPINDFVAGTIALSLNAGAYIAEIVRGGIQAVPAGQMEASRSLGISYTKTMRKIILPQATKIMLPNFVNQFVIALKDTTIVSAIGLVELFQTGKIIIARNYQSFKMYAILAVFYLIIITLLTRLAKRLEKRIK, from the coding sequence ATGAAGAAAAAAATACTAGCATTTTTGCTATTTTTATTCCCAATATGGACTATGGGGAGTATAAATGCTGACACGATTAAAATCGTTTCGGACACCGCTTATGCCCCATTTGAATTTAAAGATTCCGATCAAATTTATAAAGGAATTGACGTTGATATCATCAACAAAGTTGCTGAGCTAAAAAGATGGACCATCGACATGACCTTCCCAGGCTTCGATGCTGCTGTCAATGCTGTTCAAGCAGGACAGGCTGACGCTATCATGGCAGGGATGACCAAGACCAAAGAACGTGAAAAAGTCTTCACCATGTCAGACACCTACTATGATACCAAGGTTGTCATTGCAACAACCAAGGCAAACACCATTAGTACCTACGAACAACTCCGTGGAAAAACAGTTGGTGTCAAAAATGGAACTGCTTCCCAACGTTTTCTAGAAAAAATCAAGGATCAGTACGGCTTTACCATCAAGACCTTTGATACAGGTGATTTGATGTATAACAGTCTATCAGCTGGAGCTATTGACGCTGTTATGGACGATAAACCAGTCATCGAATATGCCATCAACAAAGGGCAAGACCTAAAGATTGACATGGATGGCGAAGCCGTAGGTAGCTTTGCTTTTGGCGTGAAAAAAGGAAGTAAATATGAGTACTTGGTGAGCGAGTTCAACGAGGCCCTTGCACAAATGAAAAAAGATGGTAGCCTCGAGCAAATCATCAGCAAATGGACCTCATCTAGCACTGAAGCAGCAAACCTTACTCCAGAGACCACCACTCCAGCTGGTCAAAAGGCAACGCCTGTCAAGGCTAAATACACCATTGTCAGCGATTCTTCCTTCGCACCTTTCGTCTTCCAAAACGATAACAACCAATACATAGGGATTGATATGGACTTGATCAAGGCTATTGCCAAGGATCAAGGATTTACAATTGAGACGAGCAATCCTGGCTTTGACGCCGCCCTAAACGCCATCCAGTCTGGACAAGCAGACGGGATGATTGCAGGAATGTCTGTGACCGATGCTCGAAAAGAAACCTTTGACTTTTCAGAACCTTACTATACTTCAAATGCTATCTTAGCTGTAAAAGACAATAGCAAGATTGCTTCTTATGAAGATTTGAAGGGGAAAACCGTTGGTGTCAAAAATGGAACTGCTTCCCAAACCTTCCTCACGGAAAATCAAGAAAAATATGGCTATAAAATCAAGACCTTTGCTGAAGCCTCTGCCATGTATGACAGCCTAAACGCTGGTTCAGTCGTTGCAGTTATGGATGATGAACCGGTCGTCAAATATTCGATTAGCCAAGGGCAAGCTCTCAAAACTCCAATCGCTGGTACTCCTATTGGAGATATGGCTTTCGCAGTCAAAAAAGGAAGCAATCCCGAACTCATCGAAATGTTCAACAACGGACTTGCCAACCTTAAAGCAAGTGGAAAATACCAAGAAATCCTCGATAAATACCTCGCCAAAGATGCTGTTTCTGAAACAGAAACCGTAGATGAGACAACTATTCTAGGATTGCTTAAAAACAACTACAAACAACTCTTGAGCGGACTTGGAGTTACCTTAGCCCTAGCTCTCGTATCCTTTGCCATTGCCATCGTTATCGGTATTATCTTTGGAATGTTCAGCGTGAGTCCTATCAAAGCACTCCGTGTTCTTTCTGAGATCTTTGTCGATGTAATCCGAGGCATTCCACTCATGATTCTTGCAGCCTTCATCTTCTGGGGAATTCCAAACCTCATCGAATCCATGACTGGCCAACAAAGTCCTATCAATGACTTTGTCGCAGGAACCATTGCCCTCTCACTCAATGCCGGTGCCTATATTGCTGAAATCGTCCGCGGAGGAATTCAAGCCGTACCAGCCGGACAAATGGAAGCGAGCCGAAGTCTGGGTATTTCTTATACAAAGACCATGAGAAAGATTATCCTACCACAAGCAACCAAGATTATGTTGCCAAACTTTGTCAACCAATTCGTCATTGCTTTGAAGGATACAACGATTGTCTCTGCGATTGGTCTGGTAGAACTCTTCCAAACAGGGAAGATTATCATCGCACGAAACTACCAAAGTTTCAAAATGTATGCGATTCTTGCAGTCTTCTACCTAATCATTATCACGCTCTTGACTAGACTTGCAAAACGCTTAGAAAAGAGGATTAAATAA